Below is a genomic region from Candidatus Eisenbacteria bacterium.
GGGGGCCGGCGGGGACACTCACCCGCTGAGTGGAATAGAGTCTGGCGGTGGAGAACATCCTCGACGTCGACCATCTCAGCGTTCGCTTCGGGGATACGGCCGTCCTGCGCGACCTGAGCTTCGGCCTGCCGAAGGGAGCCACGCTCGCCGTCATCGGCCCGAACGGCTCGGGCAAGACCGTGCTCTTCCGCGCCCTCATCGGCGCACTTCCTCACGAGGGCGTTCTCTGCTGGGCGCCGGGCGTGCGATTTGGATATGTCCCGCAGAAGCTCGACATCGATCGCGATCTGCCGCTCACGGGACTCGACCTCTTGAGCGCACGCGCCGGAATCGCGGGCGTCGGCGCCAAAGAGGTGGAGGCGGCGCTCGGCCGCGTCGGCCTCGAGGGCGCCGTGGCATCCCAACCCATCGGTGCCCTGTCAGGCGGG
It encodes:
- a CDS encoding metal ABC transporter ATP-binding protein → MENILDVDHLSVRFGDTAVLRDLSFGLPKGATLAVIGPNGSGKTVLFRALIGALPHEGVLCWAPGVRFGYVPQKLDIDRDLPLTGLDLLSARAGIAGVGAKEVEAALGRVGLEGAVASQPIGALSGGQFQLLLFAFALLANPNVLLLDEPTAGIDEPGQDRLVEVLRSIQAEQDTTVLLISHDLSVVSGQATHVLCLGRKRAYFGPPLEVITPKTLDEIYGTHVRFHVHDHH